The following coding sequences lie in one Hydrotalea sp. genomic window:
- a CDS encoding GIY-YIG nuclease family protein → MEEYTIKIRCLDGDPQGARIIVNDDWVWSAIVFPKDKWDLIKDDKGFQHNGIYILVGYSGDKEDIENVYIGEGDATVRGRIESHIKNKDFWEWGVAILSEKFDKARVQWLEYALCKLAGELGVCVLQNGNFPSEPTLDDSSKSSLRKRLKEILQVAELIGLEAFDESVKKNRKLNKANVEEAEEEIAEIKNDLLQGNKQVDTIVVPSGEETFNKIFMEENCWYAIRISEAIRAKIKYLAIYRKAPISAITHWAEVEADGIKKHGEDGKYRLNFKGDVKEFETPIKRRRNGDQLQGPRKTNLETLLKAKVISDVWP, encoded by the coding sequence ATGGAAGAATATACAATAAAAATTCGTTGTTTAGATGGTGACCCGCAGGGTGCCCGCATCATTGTCAATGATGATTGGGTGTGGTCAGCTATAGTGTTCCCAAAAGACAAGTGGGATTTAATTAAAGATGATAAAGGTTTTCAGCATAATGGCATATATATATTAGTTGGTTATTCTGGCGACAAAGAGGATATTGAAAATGTTTATATTGGCGAGGGTGATGCCACGGTGAGGGGAAGGATTGAATCTCATATTAAGAACAAAGATTTTTGGGAATGGGGTGTGGCCATTCTTTCAGAAAAATTTGATAAGGCGCGCGTTCAATGGCTAGAATATGCTTTATGCAAGTTGGCTGGCGAGTTGGGTGTATGCGTGTTACAAAATGGAAATTTTCCTAGCGAGCCAACACTTGACGATTCTAGCAAATCGTCTTTAAGAAAAAGATTAAAAGAAATATTACAGGTTGCTGAGTTGATTGGGCTAGAGGCCTTTGATGAATCTGTAAAGAAAAATAGAAAACTTAATAAGGCAAATGTAGAAGAAGCTGAAGAAGAAATAGCAGAAATTAAAAATGATTTATTGCAAGGTAATAAGCAGGTTGATACCATTGTTGTGCCTAGTGGTGAAGAAACTTTTAATAAAATATTTATGGAAGAAAATTGTTGGTATGCAATAAGAATAAGTGAGGCGATAAGAGCAAAAATTAAATATTTAGCGATATATCGCAAAGCCCCTATTTCAGCCATTACCCATTGGGCGGAGGTTGAGGCGGATGGCATTAAAAAACATGGTGAAGATGGAAAATATCGCTTAAATTTTAAAGGCGATGTAAAAGAATTTGAAACGCCTATTAAAAGGCGGCGTAATGGCGACCAGCTACAAGGGCCAAGAAAAACCAATTTGGAAACGTTGCTTAAGGCCAAAGTCATCTCTGACGTCTGGCCGTAA
- the dapD gene encoding 2,3,4,5-tetrahydropyridine-2,6-dicarboxylate N-succinyltransferase, with protein MSYDHLQKIIEAAWPNRDTIAPAKHDKNLADAVDEVLNLLDAGTLRVAEKTGDKWHTHQWLKMAVLLSFRLRANKIIKGGAGGGWFDKVDSKWLGWDEKNWQAANFRAVPNAVVRHSAYIAPSVVLMPSFVNVGARVDSGTMVDTWSTVGSCAQIGKNVHLSGGVGIGGVLEPLQANPTIIEDDCFIGARAEVAEGVIVGQGSVLAMGVFLSASTKIIDRETGKVFMGEVPPYSVVVSGSLPSDKKMGDGSPAPNLYCAVIVKRVDEKTRAKTSINELLRA; from the coding sequence ATGAGTTATGACCATTTGCAAAAAATAATTGAGGCCGCCTGGCCCAACCGCGATACCATCGCCCCCGCCAAACATGACAAAAATTTGGCCGACGCGGTTGATGAAGTGCTCAACCTGCTCGACGCCGGCACCCTGCGCGTTGCCGAAAAAACGGGCGACAAATGGCATACACACCAATGGTTAAAAATGGCGGTGTTGCTAAGTTTTCGCTTACGCGCCAACAAAATTATTAAGGGTGGGGCCGGCGGCGGTTGGTTTGATAAGGTCGATTCAAAATGGCTCGGCTGGGATGAAAAAAATTGGCAAGCCGCCAATTTTCGCGCCGTGCCAAATGCGGTGGTGCGGCATTCGGCCTACATCGCGCCGTCGGTGGTTTTAATGCCATCGTTCGTTAATGTCGGGGCGCGGGTCGATTCCGGCACGATGGTCGATACCTGGAGCACGGTTGGTTCCTGCGCCCAAATTGGTAAGAATGTTCACCTGTCGGGCGGGGTCGGCATCGGCGGCGTGCTCGAACCATTGCAAGCCAACCCAACAATTATCGAGGATGATTGTTTCATCGGCGCGCGGGCCGAGGTTGCCGAGGGTGTTATCGTCGGCCAAGGGTCGGTGCTGGCGATGGGGGTTTTCCTGTCGGCATCAACCAAAATTATCGACCGCGAAACCGGTAAAGTTTTCATGGGCGAGGTTCCGCCCTATTCCGTCGTGGTGTCGGGGTCATTGCCCAGCGATAAAAAAATGGGCGATGGTTCGCCCGCCCCCAATTTATATTGCGCGGTGATTGTCAAACGGGTCGA